gAGTCCACATCTTGATGTGCAACTTAGCTCGTCACAACGCCAGCCAAAATAGTGAATCATGTCATGACGTTGAGTGGCTTGAGGTCACGACATGACATACTGTTTTGAAGACGTCACGATGTGGAGAAAGTGGCATCACGACGTTGGCcctaaagttttaaaactttgcAAGTTGGTCTTATTTCATGCCCTGGTAATCAAAAGAgttttcgtaagctcgattgaGACTTAGATTTGGTtgtttatcataatttaaaggCAATTGACTCGTATGAGAATGTATAAACGATTGTTTTATTGTGAATTTTACGATAGTTGCTCCAGTAATGATTGTAGCATCCTGTAATTTTGACCCGAcgatttttccttaaaaacacATAGATTTatatcatttcaattaaatttataccaaaaatttttctttaaaacacactcaaacaaaaacaaaaaattcaagagTGTCTTTAAGAAAAATTCACATCAATATTTTGACCAAAGTACTTAAAGTTGTTAACTATTTGAACTAGCTAATTATATTGTAAAAGGtagaaaacaaatttatttcaagctaaagtagagagattaaatttcaatttcagcATAATAAGAGgaccaaaacaaaatttatcaaaataaatttggatGGGCCAAACAATGTACTTGGTCCATGCTTGTTTTGTGAAAGAAAATACATTAGGCTTAACATTAGAAGTGTTTATGGGCAAAGCAGGGTTtgatttcaagaaaattctatTCCCGAGTCCAGCCCATCCAAACCTTTTCCAAATGAcatgttttattgttaaaaaaataaaaatatggtatttaaatttaattataaaatgggTAATTATTCTGGCAATTGTAGAGTAAAAAATCTTTAGAAGCGAGTCTAGGATGATGTCAagtatcattttaaattattttattattattttattagactctaaaaacaaaacaaaaatcatcCTAAACTCCTTTgtcgaattttttttactccATTAACAGTTTATGAAATAATAAtccttataaaatatataaatattactataatatatatttttttatctgaaTTGAATCTGTTTGAGTTTTGAAAACATAGACCCAAATCCGATCCAAAAGAAAGTAGAAGACGAAAGCATGAACCGCTACTTATCGACAttctttaaacaaaaaattaggtaaaaatgtTAGAAGGTTTTGGAATGTTttacattttagtaatttagttTCACGTAACTGTAAaatctatttttcttctttgttttctctAACTAATTTGGTCTCTAATTATTACCAAAGAAAGTGAGCGCGCGTTTCAAAAACCCCGAATTTCTAACTGTCTCGTCCCctcaaataataaaagaactCAAAATGGCAATGGCGTTTTCTCTCTTGCTTTCTTCCAATAAATCAAATGGATTGAGCTTTTATTATATCTGGCATTTTCGCGAATaagcaaacaaaaagaaagaaagaaaaaacccgaaaaattcgtgtgttttttttctttctttgaaggAATATGGAAGTGGAGGATTTTGTTACCCCAAGGTCTGCTTCTGAGAACCCACAGAGGTCAACCTCATTGACTTCTTTGAGGACTGCCAATGGCGGTTCCCTTCGTAATAGTTTTCTTTATGCTAAGCTTCGTGAAGAACCCATCAAGCTCTCTGTTCGCAAATTGGATGGCTCTTTCTTTGgtaaatttctttcttctttcttttcgtttttttttttaaaaaaaaacaccccGTGGTTTCCTCATTACGATGCTGAGTTTTCAAGAATCGTCATATTCATGAAACCCTGAATCAAATAGTTAGATTTATAACTGTTACGAACTGGTGTGTCGGTTCGTATCATGAGTGCAAATTAGAGATATTCTTTAAAGTAAAGAAACGAAATAAAAAAGCAGGTTGTTTTCAAAGccagaattaaattataacttcAACAATTGGGTCTTTTCGCAGATGTCGAAATATTAAAGATGGCTACCATTGCAGACCTGAAGCTTGCCGTGGAGCATGTGTTTAGTCAAATGCCAGATCAAGGGCTCGGCGAGATTTCATGGTACGTCCTCATCCTGaatatatcatttttatcaaataatttgacatattttctTAACATTTTAAGCAGTATAGTTGACGggtgtttattaaattaatgttgtaTTAACACTGAATTGGTTTTTGTGATATGATTTTTCATATGAATCTGCATTAAAGGCCGCATGTTTGGGGACATTTTTGCTTGTGTTATGATGCTCAGAAGCTGGTCTCAGACACTGATCTGGTCGTAAAATATGGCATCAGAGACGGTCATCAGGTTCGTATTCGTACAACATAATTTGACATAATATATTACCGGATTAATAGATTAATTGGTACTTGAGTTTcattttaatgttcaatttgatatatgtgttttttttctaatttggtacttgagtttttttttctcaattaagcatctaagtttaattttaatatttaatttgatacttgaattttttatctcaattaaataattatttcgttattaaagcatatatgtcaaatatttattgagCCACATGATGAAATTTAGCATAAGTACTAAATTAGGCATGAAGCTAtactcaagtaccaaattaggagaaaaaatcaaataccaaattgaatattaaaatcaaactcaaataccaaataGTATATTAATCCTATTTTGTTCCCACAATTggtttgtattaatttatttttgggttttttttttccttacaGCTTCACTTTGTTAGGCATGTCTCCTCCATATATAACCTGACAAAGACTCGATCAAAGAGGAGTGTTGCTCGAAAACGACCATATCTGTAAGGCCTTTTACATTGACTTTCGTTTTTTATGTTAACATGTTTAAATCTTTTGTCGGTTCccaattttaacagaaaaataatAGGGTATTCGTTCTAAACTTTAAAACgttaattaaattatggatGTAGCAATATGATATCAATTATGTTTTTCcaatttagatattaaatattaatcataaatacatatatttactGAATATTCAACTTGATTATGATATGTTAAAAAGTGTCATGTTGTAGGTacaaatttatttacaatttgatcacatattttaatatgtagaTTCAAGCTAACATGTAACACTTAAATTAATGATTAGATTGATAAAAGaccatattaatattttaaaatccaattaaaaggttttaaaattttaagattaatttaatatgtattgTGGAATTATCTCATAATAATCTACTACAACTTTTCCGAGCAAGAATGAATAGTTTGGCCCATTATTGCTCCATTATAAacctcaaaaaaaattttgatcaaGCGTTAATATTATAAACCTCAAATTAGTTAATAGTTATGAATTCCCTTGCTTGTAAACCTTAAgttaattttcaaactttaaaacattattgcttgtaaacattttaattcaaactTCAAATTAGGCCACCAAAAGAACTTAATTGATATTAGATTTTGATACTTTAAGGGCTCGAGTAGAAAGTATGACAACAGCAAAGAAGCATGTAGGGTATTGCCTCCTTTGATTCCTTTAAACGCTAGTTATTGTTGGTCAATAAAATTGTATTTCGACCAtccataaatttatataattcaattctaattacTCGTcgatacaaaatttttaatctcACCATTGCAGTTGGAATACGCAGGCTAAAATCAACCTCAAGCCTAAAAAGCATTCTAAAAAGTGAAGAGAATGTTGAAGAAATCAATGCCTTGGACGATGATATAGCAAACCAAAGATGCCATAGCCTCAAGAAGAACCATAGCTTCACcgataataaaaatcaaagccCTATAACACCGCAAGAATGCCAATTTCGTCACTCATGGAAAGGCTTTTATTCATATTCAAGGATGCCAAGCATCAAAAATAGAGCAACATCTAGCAAAGGTAGGGCTTTCcattcaaaatataattgtGGTTTTTTGGGTAAGTTTAGGAATATCATACATATGTGGGATAGTGCAAAGTGTGCACTAGTGAGGCAAGACTAGGGTTACCCAAATGCGGCGGCGCTGTTAGAGTTGATTTGGTTAGGAATAGTGGCGGAACATGACGGGACGGGAATTTACtttattcatcattttctttgtcTCCAATCTTGCATGgttattgaaaaattttggttcCATAAATATAAGTTACATAAATGATTGCTTTATTTAACTATACCTTActctttattaattatttttttaaagtaacgttgtaattttatttttgaaatcaattaatttttttagattgaaagtatatttatactattatttaagtatataattGAGTTAGTATCACGTGTAAACTTGATATAAATTACTGAAAATCATAATTTgaataactaatatatattattatagggTATTTCtatataattaatctaaaacttTGTCACACAACCAAAGCCTCATTGTTATCTAACATGacaatattttacataaaatttgttttcaccCACTCTATTTTCTATGTACATAGATAATGTCATTGATGTGTCATAAGTTAACTTGATATTGagtttttattagattttaatatcGAAATTTTCTTTCACCAATACGATAGCTTCTTCACATGCTATAAAAATGTCaatatcataataaataatcaaagagcatttattattcttattttgatgtatttacctatttaatctCTTTTACTCACCATTTGaactattttttcattttaatttcgtacatattatatgtgttttattattagtttcaaatcataagttttattatttattatatattattttca
This genomic stretch from Gossypium raimondii isolate GPD5lz chromosome 6, ASM2569854v1, whole genome shotgun sequence harbors:
- the LOC105774347 gene encoding U11/U12 small nuclear ribonucleoprotein 25 kDa protein; translated protein: MEVEDFVTPRSASENPQRSTSLTSLRTANGGSLRNSFLYAKLREEPIKLSVRKLDGSFFDVEILKMATIADLKLAVEHVFSQMPDQGLGEISWPHVWGHFCLCYDAQKLVSDTDLVVKYGIRDGHQLHFVRHVSSIYNLTKTRSKRSVARKRPYL